Proteins from a single region of Corvus hawaiiensis isolate bCorHaw1 chromosome 6, bCorHaw1.pri.cur, whole genome shotgun sequence:
- the IRAG1 gene encoding inositol 1,4,5-triphosphate receptor associated 1 isoform X3 translates to MPTLPEDKGQAKEAQHNTSPAKDTAVEGTTCSTPSIVLPENAVMPDVEIDKNLVNRPRSPHRRHSNRATRNSTSSLTSVDNSGHVIDLVNDPLPDVKISEEDKKKNLELLEEAKKVSERFLTRRGRKSRSSLPESPTAVSPTLSPKVSPIASRSNSLTLPSGSEACTTTSIESVSPGQNNRIVKEDDRQTAENAAKGLIDRRQNDQRKISQGRLVPRSAAFENSKEKHSDQKENFDPCKHMDTLPKCSPSAGDGGRMSLNTCMNVCENELGKSFLKKGKENDVPLRTHLPGPGIGNMDSKLKIPVPEMRDHKVPCKPEFKLYGLRPPLLRAVSWDSLEPGQKEKAPLKLPSEEDKSFVGNKSSNQLKAFKDLQIQVQPVRMQKLTKLREEHILMRNQNLVGLKLPELSEAVEQEKGPSPLPSPTEEEETKNSSDVMPSIPDVLLRKLRVHKSLPGSSPPLTEKEVENVFVQLSLAFRNDSYTLESRIHQAERERNLTEENAEKELENFKAAITSSAHLWHHYEHREAYQKLLEDIAVLRRLAARLSSRAEMVGAVRQEKRMSKATEVMMQYVENLKRTYEKDHAELMEFKKLANQNSSRSYGASEDGVPRSSRSMSLTVGKNMPRRRVSVAVVPKFNSLNIPGQSPTASPIPSMPSLSESPSNGRSNLTSTPALPALLENGKSNGEPDCETSASVVTQSGLEEISPEMKAKIEEEAYNKGYQEALKKTKELQELKEEDEETPKESHDEHEESENEDEIKNLKSRLEVVVNYLYILYPKLCKHWNVLWLVVAAIVIFAVVLGIYHSYNSCDEKSEAPEGKASCSAAHQYSWWNSGFRQEQRTE, encoded by the exons GACACAGCTGTTGAAGGGACAACATGCAGCACACCTTCCATTGTTCTTCCAGAGAATGCTGTTATGCCAGATGTAGAAATTGATAAAAATCTGGTTAACAG GCCTCGGAGTCCTCATAGGAGACATTCTAACCGTGCCACCAGGAATTCAACAAGTTCACTGACTTCTGTTG ACAACAGCGGTCATGTGATTGATCTGGTAAATGATCCACTACCAGATGTCAAAATATCAgaggaagacaaaaagaagaacCTTGAATTGTTAGAAGAAGCAAAGAAAGTGAGCGAGAGGTTCCTAACACGCAGAGGCAGAAAGTCAAGAAGCAGCCTCCCAGAGTCACCCACAG CAGTTTCCCCTACTCTTAGTCCTAAAGTTTCACCCATAGCATCTCGGAGCAACTCTCTCACTCTTCCATCAG GGTCTGAGGCATGCACAACCACTAGTATTGAGTCAGTATCTCCAGGGCAG AATAACAGAATTGTGAAAGAGGATGACAGGCAAACTGCAGAG AATGCTGCAAAAGGATTAATTGATCGAAGGCAGAATGATCAAAGAAAGATTTCTCAGGGAAGATTGGTTCCTCGTTCTGCTGCCTTTGAAAACTCCAAAGAGAAGCACTCAGACCAAAAGGAAAACTTTGATCCATGTAAACATATGGATACTTTACCTAAATGCTCCCCTTCAGCTGGCGATGGTGGCAGAATGTCTCTTAATACTTGCATGAATGTTTGTGAAAATGAACTTGGAAAATCATTCctcaagaaaggaaaagaaaatgatgtTCCTTTAAGAACCCATCTACCCGGACCAGGAATAGGAAATATGGACTCAAAGCTAAAAATTCCTGTTCCAGAAATGAGGGACCATAAAGTTCCATGTAAACCAGAATTTAAACTGTATGGACTGCGTCCTCCTCTATTACGGGCTGTATCCTGGGATAGCTTGGAGCCTGGACAGAAAGAGAAAGCCCCTTTAAAATTACCATCTGAGGAAGATAAAAGCTTTGTTGGTAATAAATCCAGCAATCAGTTAAAAGCATTCAAAGACCTTCAAATCCAAGTTCAGCCAGTTCGAATGCAGAAGCTGACAAAACTCAGAGAG GAGCATATTTTGATGAGAAATCAAAATCTAGTTGGACTTAAACTTCCTGAACTTAGTGAAGCAGTGGAACAGGAAAAAG GCCCTtcacctctcccttcccccactgAAGAGGAAGAGACAAAGAACAGCTCTGATGTCATGCCCAGCATTCCTGATGTACTGCTGCGAAAACTGCGAGTGCACAAATCGCTTCCAGGAAG CTCCCCGCCGCTCACTGAAAAAGAAGTTGAG AATGTATTTGTACAACTCTCCTTGGCCTTTAGAAATGATAGTTATACATTGGAATCTAGAATTCAccaggcagagagggagagaaatctTACTGAAGAGAATGCTgagaaagaactggaaaactTTAAAGCTGCCATTACG TCTTCAGCTCACCTGTGGCACCACTATGAGCACAGGGAAGCCTACCAGAAGCTCCTGGAGGACATCGCAGTGCTGCGGCGTTTGGCTGCCAGACTTTCCAGCCGTGCCGAGATGGTTGGAGCCGTTCGCCAG gAGAAGCGTATGTCAAAGGCAACAGAAGTAATGATGCAGTACGTGGAAAATCTGAAAAGGACATATGAAAAGGATCATGCTGAATTAATGGAGTTCAAGAAACTTGCCAATCAGAATTCTAGCAGAAGCTATGGTGCATCtg AAGATGGGGTTCCTCGTTCATCTAGATCCATGTCTCTCACTGTTGGAAAG AATATGCCCAGGAGAAGAGTCAGTGTTGCAGTCGTTCCTAAGTTTAACTCCTTGAACATTCCTGGTCAGTCACCAACAGCTTCACCTATACCTTCAATGCCATCCCTG TCTGAATCACCCAGTAATGGAAGGAGCAACCTGACATccactcctgctctgccagcacttCTAGAAAA TGGAAAGTCAAATGGAGAGCCTGACTGTGAAACCTCAGCTTCTGTGGTGACACAGAGTGGGTTGGAAGAGATCAGTCCTGAAATGAAAGCCAAGATAGAAGAGGAAGCATATAACAAGGG ATATCAGGAAGCCttgaagaaaaccaaagaaCTTCAGGAACTgaaggaagaagatgaagagACACCCAAAGAAAGTCATGATGAAcatgaagaaagtgaaaatgaagatgagataaaaaatctgaaaagcag ACTTGAAGTCGTCGTTAATTATTTATATATCCTGTACCCCAAACTGTGCAAACACTGGAATGTGTTGTGGCTTGTAGTGGCTGCAATAGTCATTTTTGCTGTGGTGTTGGGAATCTACCATTCCTACAACTCCTGCGATGAAAAGTCAGAGGCACCTGAAGGGAAGGCCAGCTGTTCTGCGGCCCATCAGTATTCCTGGTGGAACTCAGGATTCCGACAGGAGCAACGAACGGAATAA